catcgtCTCATTTTTGTCATGGAAGAAAGGTCGTTGACGTAGACATAATTTGCTGACATAGCTTTTGTCAACGAAATTAAGACTGCCACAGAGTCCACTATGTTGCACGTGTTTCTGtggtagaccaaaacaaacaacccaaacactggctctagatagggccatctGTATTTTCGCATCAGGCACCGTAGTTCTACTGCACACTTGGCATGAGGGAAAAGTTTACCTCAGTTGCAatttgcaacctcaccactagatgacacaaaatcccacacactggaccctAAGTAAATATTCCCTGAAGAGTCTACAGCCAGGTTAGCGGCTCTGTGCTAACATGCTACCAACAGCATGTTATCATGCTCACAATGATAATGTTTACAGGCTGAGGTTTAGCATAATGTTAGttttaaacacaaagtacagctgaggttgaTGGGAACATGAAATGTCTGGCCAAATTTCATGGTAATTAATTGAAAAGTTATTGAGATATTTCTGTCTGGACCACAGTGGTGACCGGCCACCTGACATCACCACTTCTACAGCCACACTGCTAGTGTGGATAGAAAATTAAACTTGATTGTAAGAAAATAGTTTAACCTGTTGATTTGCATTGGAAAAAAAGGTTGGAATATAACGTGTaaatttccctctgaaatgcaGTGAAGAAGAAGCATACAAAAGCATAAATTAAAAATACCtgagtaaagtacaagtaccttaatGTTGTacagtgcttgagtaaatgtactttgctCCTTTTTGTCACTGGGAATATACTGCACATTGTGTCATTATCTCTTTACAGCAGTGTTGTTACTGTCTATAAATAGCTTTGACTATTTgctaaattaaattataattgTAAAGTGTCCTCCATTCAGGCTGAAACGAAGAGGCCATGCTGAGCCAGAGGAAGACGAGGAGTCAGACCCAGATACAGAGTGAGTCTGTCGTATAAACtgatggtgtgtttgtttgagcaAATGAGTTCCTTGCCTGGTCTTAATATCATCTTCCCTCCTGTGCTTCAGGCCCCCTGTCCAGGTCACTAACagaacagccaatcacagcgcagTACGATCCAAGAAGCCAGTCAAGAAGTCTGGAAGCAGCTTTTGGAAGATGAttcggctgctgctgctgttagctgtggTAGCAGCCGTCCTCTACTACGCCTACTGCCGTGTGAACAACAATGAAGTAAATCCTTTTGGGAGTCTGTGATCAGATTTATTGTTAGGAAGACAGGGTTTTTTACCATTCCATTTCTCCTCCGTTAATATCAGTAGTagtaccgttttttttttttttatcccaatGCAAAGTTTCACCACATTCCTTAAACTTTTAAAGGCTGCTAATATTCTATATTTCTTAGTGTCACCAAATtcaatgaaatgataaaaaactACAGTCTGTGCATCCAAAGCCTGGTATATCTCATTTATCAGGGTCATCAGTGTTTGGGGGCGATGGTTTGTTGGGGCGGCAGTAGTTCCATCCATAGGGACTaaggttgggaaccggagggtcgccagtTCCCCTCCTGGGCATTGCCgatgtgcccttgagcaaggcacagaACCCCCTACTGCTCGGGGTGCCTGTCCATGGGTAgctccctcactctgacatctctccatttagagcatgtataggtcctgttggtgcatgtgtgtgtatttcaggcctgtatgacaacagtgaaaaaaaaagaatttcccCTCAAGGATCAATAaaatatatcttcttcttccccAACCATTAAATTGGGGGGTCTATCAGACCCCCCTGACGGCCTTATTGGCGAGGAATTATTGATGACAttaatttgttttggttttttatGGTTCCACACCAGCACTAGTCATGGcctgaggcattatgttttcagtttgtccgtCCAGTACATACGTACATACATCTGTATGTCTGTCCCATTCTactgaatgcgatatctcagcAACGCTTTGAAAAAGAATTTCCAAATATACCTCAAACgaccacttggactcaacgatggttttggtggtcaaacaTCAAAGGTAGTTTTGACCGTGCGTCTGTCTCATTCGCataaatgcaatatctcagcAACACTTTGAAGGAATTTATTCAGattttgcacaaatgtccacttggactcaacaatgaactgattagattttggtggtcaaagatcactgtgacctcaaaaaatgtttttggccacaactcGAGAATTCATACgataattatgacaaaacttcacacaaatatctGATAGGATATAATGGCatagtgatgacattttatatccaaaaggacatcttcactgtgacatcataatggtctgcaaaaacacttttctgaccattattaaacgtcataactcaggaacagatggggagacatttggttagatgctaaattggtgacactaatcttttgtgtccaccttaaaactgtgctgattgtacagatcttctgtgctgccaggttgaagatgtgtgtgaaacacTGTTGTTCTAGAATCTGTATgtatccatatttgaagcattgtctactgtcaGGACTACATATGAGTCCGGACAGACATGGAtaaaaactgtaactgcaacttgactgcttttataataaatgaatatatagATATTAAGAAATACACTTTTAAACATTTAGGGTTGAAATAATGTCCCTTAATCATGTGTAGTTCTAGTATGAATGATTGAGTGTTTGCTCAGACCATGCATTATTCCTTTCAGCTTTAGAATGCAAAGTTGCAGCAGTATGCACTGCTAAAGATTTCCATCTTTACTAAGCTTATTGCTGAGAGTCACAGACAGGCCAGGATAAAGACACTAGACAGAGTATTGAGATGCAGACAAACACATAGTGAGACTGGtcatggttttggtcttttcatcgga
This genomic stretch from Epinephelus moara isolate mb chromosome 16, YSFRI_EMoa_1.0, whole genome shotgun sequence harbors:
- the emd gene encoding emerin (Emery-Dreifuss muscular dystrophy), which produces MSLSEKSDGEISKLLAEYGIKHGPIVDSTRKLYEKKLEEAMENAQKQPSSDKTYYREEEEEVTYITYHSPVRQEVYSDMLKRRGHAEPEEDEESDPDTEPPVQVTNRTANHSAVRSKKPVKKSGSSFWKMIRLLLLLAVVAAVLYYAYCRVNNNEVNPFGSL